A genomic region of Caulobacter vibrioides contains the following coding sequences:
- a CDS encoding UPF0262 family protein, which produces MSTDARANHRIKSIEIDEESLAAASRDQEQERQVAIFDLLEGNYFEPAEAGEGPYDVRLSLIENRLAFDISGAGYERRHLLSLSPFRGVIKDYFLICDSYYSAIRNSSPQQIEALDMGRRGLHNEGSNLLRERLEGKVKTDLDTARRLFTLICALHWRG; this is translated from the coding sequence ATGAGCACCGACGCCCGCGCCAACCACCGGATCAAGTCGATCGAGATCGACGAGGAAAGCCTCGCGGCCGCTTCGCGCGACCAGGAGCAGGAGCGTCAGGTCGCGATCTTCGACTTGCTCGAGGGCAACTATTTCGAGCCCGCCGAAGCCGGCGAGGGCCCTTATGACGTGCGGCTGTCGCTGATCGAGAACCGCTTGGCCTTCGACATCTCCGGGGCGGGCTACGAGCGCCGGCACCTTCTGTCGCTTTCGCCGTTTCGAGGCGTGATCAAGGACTATTTCCTGATCTGCGACAGCTACTACTCGGCTATCCGCAACTCCTCGCCCCAGCAGATCGAAGCCTTGGACATGGGGCGACGGGGCCTGCACAACGAAGGTTCAAACCTTCTGCGCGAGCGGCTGGAGGGCAAGGTCAAGACCGACCTCGACACAGCGCGTCGCCTGTTCACCCTGATCTGCGCGCTGCACTGGCGGGGCTGA
- the infA gene encoding translation initiation factor IF-1 gives MAKEELLEFPGTVSELLPNATFRVKLENDHEIIAHTAGKMRKNRIRVLAGDKVLVEMTPYDLTKGRITYRFK, from the coding sequence ATGGCTAAGGAAGAACTGCTCGAGTTTCCCGGTACGGTCAGCGAATTGCTGCCGAACGCCACGTTCCGCGTGAAGCTGGAAAACGACCACGAGATCATCGCTCACACCGCCGGCAAGATGCGCAAGAACCGCATCCGCGTTCTGGCCGGTGACAAGGTGCTGGTCGAGATGACCCCCTACGACCTGACCAAGGGCCGTATCACCTACCGCTTCAAGTAA
- the murA gene encoding UDP-N-acetylglucosamine 1-carboxyvinyltransferase yields the protein MDRIAIIGGAQLNGTIPVSGAKNSAIKLMAASLLTDEPLRLTNMPRLADTRFLGKLLMRLGVQVTESDGPDGQQTLLHAPEITSGFAPYDLVRQMRASFNVLGPLVARSGQAKVSLPGGCTIGARPVDLHLQAIEALGAKIDLHEGYVYAQAPRGLKGAEIRFPFVSVGATEHAMLAAVLADGVSVIHNAACEPELVDLQECLNAMGAKVEGAGTPTVTITGVPRLHGATHAVIPDRIEMGTYAVAAAMAGGEVRLSNARPGLIDALLDKLKEAGASVEETADGCIIRRNGQRLSAVDIETAPFPGFATDLQAQFMALMTTAKGESRIRETIFENRFMHAPELMRLGADISVSGGEARVRGVDQLEGAEVMATDLRASVSLVIAGLVARGETTVSRIYHLDRGFERLEEKLGACGAQVRRIKGDGEAEL from the coding sequence ATGGATCGCATCGCCATCATCGGCGGCGCGCAGTTGAACGGGACGATCCCGGTCAGCGGCGCCAAGAATTCTGCCATCAAGCTGATGGCGGCCAGCCTGCTCACCGACGAGCCGCTGCGCCTGACCAACATGCCGCGCCTGGCCGACACCCGCTTCCTGGGTAAGCTGCTGATGCGCCTGGGCGTGCAAGTGACTGAGAGCGATGGCCCGGACGGTCAGCAAACGCTCCTGCACGCGCCGGAGATCACCAGCGGTTTTGCGCCCTACGATCTGGTCCGCCAGATGCGCGCCTCGTTCAACGTGCTGGGCCCCCTCGTGGCGCGCTCGGGCCAGGCCAAGGTCTCCTTGCCCGGCGGCTGCACCATCGGCGCGCGTCCGGTCGATCTGCACCTTCAGGCCATCGAGGCGCTGGGCGCCAAGATCGACCTGCACGAGGGCTACGTCTACGCCCAGGCCCCGCGCGGCCTGAAGGGCGCGGAGATCCGCTTTCCGTTCGTGTCGGTGGGCGCCACCGAGCACGCCATGCTGGCCGCCGTGCTGGCCGATGGCGTGTCGGTGATCCACAACGCCGCCTGCGAGCCGGAACTGGTCGACCTCCAGGAGTGCCTGAACGCCATGGGCGCCAAGGTCGAGGGCGCGGGCACGCCGACCGTGACGATCACCGGTGTTCCGCGTCTGCACGGCGCGACGCACGCCGTCATTCCGGATCGCATCGAGATGGGCACCTACGCCGTGGCGGCCGCCATGGCCGGCGGTGAGGTTCGTCTCAGCAACGCCCGTCCCGGCCTGATCGACGCCTTGCTCGACAAGCTGAAGGAAGCCGGCGCGAGCGTCGAAGAGACGGCCGATGGCTGCATCATCCGCCGTAACGGCCAACGCCTGAGCGCGGTCGACATCGAGACCGCGCCGTTCCCCGGCTTCGCCACCGACCTGCAAGCCCAGTTCATGGCCTTGATGACCACGGCCAAGGGCGAGAGCCGCATTCGCGAGACCATCTTCGAGAACCGGTTCATGCACGCGCCGGAGCTGATGCGCCTGGGCGCCGACATCTCGGTGTCGGGCGGCGAGGCGCGGGTGCGCGGCGTCGACCAGCTGGAAGGCGCGGAGGTCATGGCCACCGACCTGCGCGCATCGGTCAGCCTGGTGATCGCGGGCCTCGTCGCGCGCGGCGAGACCACGGTCAGCCGCATCTATCACCTGGACCGGGGCTTTGAGCGTCTGGAAGAGAAGCTCGGCGCCTGTGGGGCTCAGGTCCGTCGCATCAAGGGCGACGGCGAGGCGGAACTCTGA
- the hisD gene encoding histidinol dehydrogenase, with protein sequence MRRFLFSDPDFQSAFKAFLDERRGSPADVDAAVAVVLEAVRTQGIEALLDYGRRFDKVDLTAETIRVTAEEIEAGAAETPADVREAIAFAAARIRAYHSRQRPADQAWTDEAGVELGWRWTPLEAVGVYVPGGRAAYPSTVLMNAVPAQVAGVDRIAMVTPPGKLQPAVLAAAKEAGVTEIWRVGGAQAVAALAYGAGPIQPVDKIVGPGNAYVTAAKRRLYGVVGIDALAGPSEIVVVADNKNNPDWIAADLLSQAEHDPAAQSILITDDEAFAAAVEQAIAERLKTLATGEDAAASWRDHGAVIIAPLDESPVLVDAIAPEHVEFALDNPERLSDRVRHAGAIFLGRVTPEAIGDYVAGSNHVLPTSRAARFQSGLSIYDFIKRTSIVKCDPASFAVLGPHTVALAKAEGLPAHALSASVRLPTGD encoded by the coding sequence ATGCGCCGCTTCCTGTTTTCCGACCCCGATTTCCAGTCCGCCTTCAAGGCCTTCCTCGACGAGCGTCGCGGCTCGCCGGCGGATGTCGACGCCGCCGTCGCTGTCGTGCTCGAGGCCGTGCGGACGCAGGGGATCGAGGCGCTGCTCGACTACGGCCGGCGCTTCGACAAGGTCGACCTGACGGCCGAGACGATCCGCGTGACCGCCGAGGAGATCGAGGCCGGCGCGGCTGAGACGCCGGCGGACGTGCGCGAAGCCATCGCCTTCGCCGCCGCCCGCATCCGCGCCTATCACAGCCGCCAGCGTCCGGCCGACCAGGCCTGGACCGACGAGGCCGGCGTCGAGCTGGGCTGGCGCTGGACGCCGCTGGAGGCCGTGGGGGTCTATGTTCCGGGCGGTCGTGCGGCCTATCCCTCGACCGTGCTGATGAACGCCGTTCCGGCCCAGGTCGCCGGCGTCGATCGCATCGCCATGGTCACCCCGCCCGGCAAGCTTCAACCTGCGGTGCTCGCAGCAGCCAAGGAAGCCGGCGTCACCGAGATCTGGCGCGTGGGCGGAGCTCAGGCTGTCGCCGCCCTGGCCTATGGCGCGGGTCCGATCCAGCCCGTCGACAAGATCGTTGGTCCCGGCAACGCCTATGTCACCGCCGCCAAGCGCCGCTTGTACGGCGTGGTGGGCATCGACGCCCTGGCGGGGCCGTCAGAGATCGTCGTGGTGGCCGATAACAAGAACAATCCCGACTGGATCGCCGCCGACCTGCTCAGCCAGGCCGAACACGACCCGGCCGCCCAGTCGATCCTGATCACCGACGACGAGGCTTTCGCCGCTGCGGTCGAACAGGCCATCGCCGAGCGCCTCAAGACCCTGGCCACGGGCGAAGACGCTGCGGCCTCGTGGCGCGACCACGGCGCGGTGATCATCGCGCCGCTGGACGAGAGCCCGGTCCTGGTCGACGCCATCGCGCCCGAGCACGTCGAGTTCGCGCTCGACAACCCCGAGCGCCTGTCCGACCGCGTGCGGCACGCCGGCGCGATCTTCCTGGGCCGAGTCACGCCCGAAGCGATCGGCGACTATGTCGCCGGCTCCAACCACGTGCTGCCCACCAGCCGCGCCGCGCGGTTCCAGTCGGGTCTGTCGATCTACGACTTCATCAAGCGCACCTCGATCGTGAAGTGCGATCCGGCCTCATTCGCCGTGCTCGGGCCGCACACCGTGGCGCTCGCCAAGGCCGAGGGTCTGCCCGCCCACGCCCTGTCGGCGTCAGTGAGGTTGCCAACCGGCGACTGA
- a CDS encoding DUF2948 family protein yields the protein MAEAAKPLRLLAHDADDLSVLSAALQDAIAKIGDIRWDAQARTLTIACNRFRWEARKGKQGERVRSALQFGDVSSVQARNLRRDAKGAVVELLSIGFEPAQEAPAGVVILTFAGGGDMRVTVDCLDVALADVSDPWSTSRTPGHAD from the coding sequence ATGGCCGAGGCCGCCAAACCCTTGCGCCTGCTGGCGCACGACGCCGACGATCTGAGCGTCCTGTCGGCGGCCCTTCAGGACGCCATCGCCAAGATCGGCGATATCCGCTGGGACGCTCAGGCGCGGACCCTGACCATCGCCTGCAACCGCTTCCGTTGGGAGGCTCGCAAGGGCAAGCAAGGCGAGCGCGTGCGCTCGGCGCTGCAGTTCGGCGACGTCTCCAGCGTCCAGGCGCGCAATCTGCGCCGTGACGCCAAGGGTGCGGTGGTCGAGCTGCTGTCGATCGGCTTCGAGCCGGCGCAGGAGGCTCCGGCCGGCGTGGTGATCCTGACCTTCGCGGGCGGGGGCGACATGCGGGTCACGGTCGATTGTCTCGACGTCGCGCTGGCGGATGTCTCCGATCCTTGGTCGACATCTCGGACACCGGGACACGCAGACTGA
- a CDS encoding DNA gyrase inhibitor YacG, which translates to MSAKCPICAKPADSAFRPFCSKRCADVDLQRWLSDRYVVAGGDDDEENPPSQDINRE; encoded by the coding sequence ATGAGCGCGAAATGTCCGATTTGCGCCAAGCCCGCTGATTCTGCGTTCCGGCCGTTCTGCTCGAAACGCTGTGCGGACGTTGATCTGCAGCGCTGGCTGAGCGACCGCTACGTCGTCGCGGGCGGCGACGATGACGAGGAAAATCCGCCATCCCAAGACATCAACAGGGAATGA
- a CDS encoding ribonuclease E/G, whose translation MSAKAPTVRRAYLYKGVGETVGVVTLDGRPERLMVEWPGDDPLDAEGVRGVARVRKIEKAFASAFVQLPGGQDLILPLRPDMPALVEGGVVEIEIKTPSRADKAGVARFVAEGQGEPRVLAQAPSIEERLHQVVKAGSPTTGDKALLAVEEAEADALATVFSLPGGGDIAVEPTRALTAIDVDLGAREGADSKRAARLANMAAVNVAARVLRLKGLAGIIVFDLVGRGHDAQALTTAARNAFAPDNPGVGIGAISKFGTLEMIVPRRSPPILDRLLSAGGGSNPRHVARRMARALEREGRADPGGRLTARCAPAVAEAFQAELDQGVAERLGRRFGIESMPGWPVDRFEVSAR comes from the coding sequence ATGAGCGCAAAAGCGCCCACCGTGCGTCGCGCCTATCTCTACAAGGGAGTGGGGGAGACCGTCGGCGTTGTGACGCTGGATGGCCGTCCCGAGCGCCTGATGGTCGAATGGCCGGGCGATGATCCCCTGGACGCCGAGGGCGTGCGGGGCGTGGCGCGGGTGCGCAAGATCGAGAAGGCCTTTGCGTCCGCCTTCGTGCAGTTGCCGGGCGGCCAGGACCTGATTCTACCGCTTCGTCCCGACATGCCGGCCCTGGTCGAGGGGGGCGTCGTCGAGATCGAGATCAAGACGCCGTCCCGCGCGGACAAGGCGGGCGTCGCGCGATTCGTGGCCGAAGGGCAGGGCGAGCCGCGCGTCTTGGCCCAGGCCCCGTCGATCGAGGAGCGGCTGCATCAGGTCGTGAAGGCTGGATCGCCCACGACCGGTGACAAGGCCCTGCTGGCTGTGGAGGAGGCTGAGGCGGACGCTCTGGCCACCGTCTTCAGCCTGCCGGGCGGCGGAGACATCGCCGTCGAGCCGACGCGGGCCCTGACCGCCATCGACGTGGATCTTGGCGCGCGCGAGGGCGCAGACTCCAAGCGCGCGGCGCGGTTGGCCAACATGGCGGCGGTGAACGTCGCCGCGCGGGTGCTCCGACTCAAGGGACTGGCCGGAATCATCGTGTTCGATCTCGTCGGTCGGGGACATGACGCCCAGGCGCTGACCACGGCGGCGCGCAACGCCTTCGCTCCGGATAATCCGGGGGTGGGAATCGGCGCCATCAGCAAGTTCGGTACGCTCGAGATGATCGTGCCCAGACGGTCGCCGCCGATTCTCGATCGCCTGCTCTCAGCGGGCGGGGGATCCAATCCGCGGCATGTCGCGCGGCGCATGGCGCGGGCGCTGGAGCGTGAGGGCAGGGCGGACCCCGGCGGGCGCCTGACCGCGCGTTGCGCCCCCGCGGTCGCCGAGGCCTTCCAGGCTGAGCTTGATCAGGGCGTCGCCGAGCGTTTGGGGCGGCGTTTCGGGATCGAATCCATGCCCGGCTGGCCCGTCGACCGATTTGAGGTGTCTGCGAGATGA
- a CDS encoding GH39 family glycosyl hydrolase — protein MSLSRRTIVAGLPLAARAGPLSRVIDIDLSRTGAPVDRFFDLSIGSDYPGTLIREDSQAQLKTTVDELGFRYIRFHAIFHDVLGTVKLQDGKIVYDWTKIDQLYDALLAKGIKPFVELGFTPEAMKTSDLTIFYWKGNTSHPKLGPWRDLIDAFVRHLRERYGVEEVRTWFFEVWNEPNLDGFWEKADQAAYFELYDVTARAIKAIDPSLRVGGPSTAGAAWVPEFLAHVKKSGSAVDFVTTHTYGVDGGFLDEKGVQDTKLSPSPDAVVGDVRRVREQIEASAFPGLPLYFTEWSTSYTPRDSVHDSYVSAAYIVEKLRRVKGLVQGMSYWTYTDLFEEPGPPTAPFQGGFGLMNPQGVRKPSWFAYKYLNAVKGRELACTDDQVFAARDGDRVTVLAYAWRQPDQKVSNRPFYTRLHPAADIEPLKVRLTRLKSGRYRLRVRRVGYQRNDAYSAYIEMGMPTTLTPAQLRSLEVLTEDRPEIERVLRVSAQAVLDLPMRANDVVLIELDPLA, from the coding sequence ATGTCGCTATCGCGCCGAACGATCGTGGCGGGGCTGCCGCTCGCGGCGAGGGCGGGGCCCCTTTCCCGTGTCATTGACATCGACCTGAGCCGAACCGGTGCTCCCGTCGATCGCTTCTTCGATCTGTCGATCGGATCCGACTATCCCGGGACCCTGATCCGCGAAGACAGCCAGGCCCAGCTCAAGACGACCGTCGACGAACTGGGTTTCCGCTACATTCGCTTCCACGCGATCTTCCACGACGTGCTGGGTACGGTGAAGCTCCAGGACGGCAAGATCGTCTACGACTGGACCAAGATCGACCAGCTGTACGACGCCCTGCTGGCCAAGGGGATCAAGCCCTTTGTCGAGCTCGGCTTCACGCCCGAGGCGATGAAGACCTCGGACCTGACCATCTTCTACTGGAAGGGCAACACCTCTCATCCCAAGCTTGGACCCTGGCGCGACCTGATCGACGCCTTTGTCCGTCACCTGCGTGAACGCTATGGCGTCGAGGAGGTGCGGACCTGGTTCTTCGAGGTCTGGAACGAGCCCAATCTCGACGGCTTCTGGGAGAAGGCGGACCAGGCGGCTTACTTCGAGCTCTATGACGTCACCGCGCGCGCCATCAAGGCGATCGATCCATCCCTGCGCGTGGGTGGTCCCTCGACGGCGGGCGCCGCCTGGGTTCCGGAGTTCCTGGCCCATGTGAAGAAGAGCGGTTCGGCCGTCGACTTCGTCACCACCCACACCTACGGCGTCGATGGCGGCTTTCTCGACGAGAAGGGCGTGCAGGACACCAAGCTCTCGCCGTCGCCGGATGCGGTTGTCGGGGATGTGCGTCGGGTTCGCGAGCAGATCGAGGCCTCGGCCTTCCCCGGACTGCCGCTCTACTTCACCGAATGGAGCACCAGCTACACCCCGCGCGACAGCGTCCATGACAGCTATGTCAGCGCCGCCTACATCGTCGAGAAGCTGCGGCGGGTGAAGGGACTCGTCCAGGGCATGAGCTACTGGACCTACACCGATCTCTTCGAAGAGCCGGGGCCGCCGACAGCGCCCTTCCAGGGCGGCTTTGGGCTGATGAACCCGCAGGGCGTCCGCAAGCCGTCCTGGTTCGCCTACAAGTATCTGAACGCCGTGAAGGGGCGGGAGCTGGCCTGCACGGACGACCAGGTCTTCGCCGCGCGCGACGGCGATCGCGTGACGGTCCTGGCCTATGCCTGGCGACAGCCCGACCAGAAGGTCAGCAACCGACCCTTCTACACGCGGCTTCATCCCGCTGCGGATATCGAGCCGCTGAAGGTCCGGCTGACCCGCCTCAAGTCAGGGCGTTATCGGCTGCGCGTGCGCCGCGTCGGCTATCAGCGCAACGACGCCTACAGCGCCTACATCGAGATGGGTATGCCCACCACGCTCACGCCGGCGCAACTGCGATCGCTGGAGGTGTTGACCGAGGACCGGCCAGAGATCGAACGGGTGCTGCGGGTGTCCGCACAAGCCGTCTTGGACCTGCCGATGCGGGCCAACGACGTGGTTCTGATCGAACTTGATCCGTTGGCCTAG
- a CDS encoding dienelactone hydrolase family protein — MCDDEIHPGLIQDPTISRRRFGLLTVALTGVATVAHADDSVVEKDVEVKTPDGTADAVLFYPKGKGKWPAVLVWPDIWSLRPVFRQMARRLASSGYVVLVPNLYYRTKKAPVMEGAMSFGNPQDRETISALARTVTPTTAVTDAVAFVSFLDAQPQTNKAKRVGVQGYCMGGPLAFRTAGSNAARIGAVASFHGGGLTAEGPDSPQLLIPKAKADYLVAVADNDDKRDPASKEKLKVAFAEAKIKATVEVYVGANHGWTVPGSQAYNEPAAEKAWTELLALYKAAL; from the coding sequence ATGTGCGATGATGAAATCCACCCCGGCCTCATTCAGGATCCGACGATCTCGCGTCGCCGGTTCGGCCTGCTGACCGTGGCCCTGACGGGCGTGGCCACGGTCGCGCACGCCGACGACTCGGTCGTGGAAAAGGATGTCGAGGTCAAGACGCCCGATGGCACGGCCGACGCGGTGCTGTTCTATCCCAAAGGGAAGGGCAAATGGCCGGCGGTGCTGGTGTGGCCCGATATCTGGAGCCTGCGTCCGGTCTTCCGCCAGATGGCCCGTCGCCTGGCGTCCTCCGGCTATGTCGTGCTGGTCCCCAACCTCTACTACCGCACCAAGAAGGCGCCGGTGATGGAGGGCGCAATGAGCTTCGGCAATCCGCAGGACCGGGAGACGATCTCGGCCCTGGCCAGGACGGTCACGCCGACCACCGCAGTCACCGACGCGGTCGCCTTCGTCTCCTTCCTGGACGCCCAGCCGCAGACCAACAAGGCCAAGCGCGTCGGCGTGCAGGGCTACTGCATGGGTGGACCGCTGGCCTTCCGCACCGCCGGCTCCAACGCCGCGCGGATCGGCGCGGTGGCCAGCTTCCATGGTGGCGGCCTGACCGCCGAGGGGCCCGACAGCCCGCAACTGCTGATCCCCAAGGCGAAGGCCGACTATCTGGTCGCCGTCGCCGACAACGACGACAAGCGCGACCCGGCGTCCAAGGAAAAGCTCAAGGTCGCGTTCGCTGAGGCTAAGATCAAGGCGACCGTCGAGGTCTATGTCGGCGCCAACCACGGTTGGACCGTACCCGGCAGCCAAGCCTACAACGAGCCTGCGGCGGAGAAGGCCTGGACCGAGCTCCTGGCGCTCTACAAGGCGGCGCTCTAG
- a CDS encoding low molecular weight phosphatase family protein: protein MSQPLPDAVLFTCNYNRVRSPMAEGLFKRFYGTRAFVDSCGLKSDPAGEGIDPFVVAVMDELGLDVSDHKPKTFAQLEDDSFDVVVSLTPEAQHRAVELSRDRAVEIEYWPTHDPTLTDGSREARLEAYREVRDGLAAAIKQRFGAPSTFGG, encoded by the coding sequence GTGTCGCAGCCGTTGCCGGACGCGGTGCTGTTCACCTGCAACTACAACCGCGTGCGCTCGCCGATGGCCGAGGGCCTGTTCAAGCGATTCTACGGCACGCGCGCCTTTGTCGATTCGTGCGGCCTGAAGTCCGATCCGGCGGGGGAGGGGATCGACCCCTTCGTCGTGGCGGTCATGGACGAGCTGGGTCTGGATGTTTCCGACCACAAGCCCAAGACCTTCGCGCAGTTGGAGGATGACAGCTTCGATGTCGTCGTCTCCCTGACACCGGAAGCCCAGCACCGGGCCGTGGAGCTCTCCCGCGATCGCGCCGTCGAGATCGAGTACTGGCCGACCCACGACCCCACCCTGACCGACGGCTCGCGGGAGGCGCGTCTCGAGGCCTATCGCGAGGTCCGCGACGGGCTGGCGGCGGCCATCAAGCAACGTTTCGGCGCGCCATCGACGTTTGGGGGGTAA
- a CDS encoding MFS transporter, whose product MSDPSGDLERATVGRVTRRLMPLFCLMYLIAYIDRQNVSYAKLDMVQALGLSEAAYGLGASLFFIGYFLFEAPSNLILARVGARVWFTRIMFSWGLVTLALGFTQNAAMFYILRFLLGVTEAGFFPGVLYVLTLWYPQAHRARMVGLFMIASALANAVGAAIGGLLLGMDGFLGLAGWQWVFLVTGMPAVLLAPYVLWRLPNGPSEARWLPDVEKSWLSSVLAAERGGEVDDHRGAWKAIFDPRVLMLAGLYIGMPLGAYGLSYWLPTIVKSFGVSNTLNGFINVIPWLFVAVALWFVPRHAARHGASAWHIAGPVLLAAVALSLSVIVPGAPLKFAMLCIAAPAIFAAQPVFWSLPPSFLSGPKAAAGIAAINAVGNLGGFIAQNLVPIVRDATGSELAPMFALAAVLLVTSLLVFIVMARLKRSSSLG is encoded by the coding sequence ATGTCCGATCCCTCCGGCGACCTGGAGCGCGCCACCGTCGGGCGCGTCACGCGACGGCTGATGCCGCTGTTCTGCCTGATGTACCTGATCGCCTATATCGACCGGCAGAACGTGTCTTACGCCAAGCTGGACATGGTGCAGGCGCTTGGCTTGAGCGAAGCCGCCTATGGCCTGGGCGCGTCGCTGTTCTTCATCGGCTACTTCCTGTTCGAGGCGCCCTCGAACCTGATCCTGGCGCGGGTGGGCGCCCGCGTCTGGTTCACGCGGATCATGTTTTCCTGGGGGCTCGTCACCCTGGCCCTAGGCTTCACCCAGAACGCGGCGATGTTCTACATCCTGCGCTTTCTGCTCGGGGTCACCGAGGCGGGGTTCTTCCCGGGCGTGCTCTACGTTCTGACCCTCTGGTACCCCCAGGCGCATCGCGCGCGGATGGTGGGACTGTTCATGATCGCCTCGGCCCTGGCCAATGCGGTCGGCGCCGCGATCGGCGGGCTTCTGCTGGGTATGGACGGTTTCCTGGGGCTGGCGGGCTGGCAGTGGGTCTTCCTGGTGACCGGGATGCCGGCGGTCCTGCTGGCCCCCTATGTACTCTGGCGGTTGCCGAATGGCCCCTCTGAAGCCCGCTGGCTTCCCGACGTCGAGAAATCCTGGCTGTCGTCGGTGCTCGCGGCCGAGCGGGGCGGGGAGGTCGACGATCATCGCGGCGCCTGGAAGGCGATCTTCGATCCCCGCGTCCTGATGCTGGCGGGCCTCTACATCGGCATGCCGTTGGGCGCGTATGGGCTCAGCTACTGGCTGCCGACCATTGTGAAGTCGTTCGGGGTCTCCAACACCCTGAACGGCTTCATCAACGTCATTCCATGGCTGTTCGTGGCCGTGGCGCTGTGGTTCGTGCCGCGCCACGCGGCGCGACACGGCGCCAGCGCCTGGCACATCGCGGGGCCCGTCCTGCTGGCCGCGGTGGCCTTGAGCCTCAGCGTCATCGTGCCGGGCGCGCCGTTGAAGTTTGCGATGCTGTGCATCGCCGCGCCGGCCATCTTCGCCGCTCAACCGGTGTTCTGGAGCCTGCCGCCCAGCTTCCTCAGCGGCCCCAAGGCGGCGGCGGGGATCGCGGCGATCAACGCGGTGGGCAATCTGGGCGGTTTCATCGCCCAGAATCTGGTTCCGATCGTCCGCGACGCCACCGGCAGTGAGCTAGCCCCAATGTTCGCATTGGCGGCGGTGCTGCTGGTGACAAGCCTGCTCGTCTTTATCGTGATGGCGAGGCTGAAGCGGTCCAGCTCGCTAGGATAA
- a CDS encoding Maf family protein, whose amino-acid sequence MAPKTAAPVAAGPALVLASASPRRLDLLAQVGVTPDRVDPADIDETPLRDETPRRHALRLALEKARVVAARAPDDFVLAADTVVAVGRRILPKAETEADVLYCLKLLSGRNHKVLTGVALIAPDGRAATRLVETKVGFKRLSDAERDGYVASGQWRGKAGGYGVQGLAGGFITDLQGSYPSVVGLPLYETLNLLSGLGYRP is encoded by the coding sequence ATGGCTCCGAAGACGGCCGCCCCAGTGGCCGCCGGGCCGGCGCTGGTGCTGGCCAGCGCGAGCCCCCGGCGCCTCGACCTGCTCGCCCAGGTCGGCGTCACGCCTGACCGGGTTGATCCCGCCGACATCGACGAAACACCGCTTCGCGACGAGACGCCCCGTCGTCATGCGTTGCGACTCGCGCTGGAGAAAGCGCGGGTGGTCGCTGCGCGCGCGCCGGACGATTTCGTGCTGGCGGCCGACACCGTCGTCGCTGTCGGACGACGTATTCTCCCCAAGGCCGAGACCGAGGCCGATGTTCTCTATTGTCTCAAGCTCCTGTCGGGCCGGAACCACAAGGTTCTGACCGGTGTGGCGCTGATCGCGCCCGACGGCCGCGCGGCGACCCGCCTGGTCGAGACCAAGGTCGGGTTCAAGCGCCTGTCCGACGCTGAGCGCGACGGCTATGTCGCCAGCGGCCAGTGGCGCGGCAAGGCGGGCGGCTATGGCGTCCAGGGCCTGGCGGGCGGGTTCATCACCGACTTGCAAGGCTCTTATCCCAGCGTCGTGGGCCTGCCCCTGTACGAGACGCTTAACCTGCTCTCCGGCCTGGGTTACCGCCCATGA